Proteins encoded within one genomic window of Esox lucius isolate fEsoLuc1 chromosome 12, fEsoLuc1.pri, whole genome shotgun sequence:
- the LOC117595364 gene encoding odorant receptor 131-2-like — protein sequence MNSNFSTLNMRRDVFEEALLKNLTVVLFGLIINYINGTLLYTFFTNVNFQSDSRYILYMQLIINDNVMVSMMVNLHVLSYVCPNLNVSLCIVLLLICENTHKNTPLNLAAMSIERFIAICHPLQHPLICTVSWTYMLIACIWVVGAIPGFIKVIITFVFKPLSFFSSGRMCYPINIFQSVYNYNTYYATNILYLCFVWITLIYTYFRVVFSAKAATSDPVSSRKAQMTIRLHVVQLLLSMLSYIAPVLDTALTVLFPDFRSAVMFCNNIITNILPRLLSPLIYGLRDQKFKKHMKRSLLCRKTVMNVKSETKTTLGLIQRDKTS from the coding sequence ATGAACAGCAACTTCTCCACACTCAACATGCGCCGAGACGTTTTTGAAGAGGCGTTGCTCAAAAACCTCACAGTCGTTCTTTTTGGCCTCATTATTAACTACATTAATGGAACCCTTTTGTATACCTTCTTCACCAACGTGAACTTCCAAAGTGACTCCAGGTACATCCTTTATATGCAGCTGATCATCAATGACAATGTCATGGTGTCTATGATGGTGAACTTGCACGTATTGTCCTATGTTTGCCCTAACttaaatgtgtctctgtgtatagTTCTGCTTCTGATTTGTGAGAACACTCATAAAAACACTCCTTTAAACTTGGCAGCCATGTCAATTGAACGCTTTATAGCCATCTGTCACCCTTTACAGCATCCTTTAATCTGTACAGTGAGTTGGACCTACATGCTCATTGCCTGTATTTGGGTTGTGGGGGCCATTCCCGGATTCATCAAAGTCATTATCACCTTTGTCTTCAAGCCTTTGTCATTTTTCTCTTCTGGTAGAATgtgctatcctataaatatcTTTCAGTCAGTATACAACTATAACACATACTATGCCACCAATATCCTTTATTTGTGCTTTGTGTGGATCACACTGATCTACACATACTTTAGAGTGGTGTTTTCAGCTAAAGCTGCCACCTCAGATCCAGTTTCATCCAGAAAGGCCCAGATGACTATACGTTTGCATGTTGTGCAGCTATTGTTATCCATGCTGTCCTACATCGCCCCTGTCTTGGACACTGCCCTTACTGTCCTCTTCCCAGACTTTCGCTCGGCCGTTATGTTCTGCAATAACATTATAACTAATATTTTACCACGGCTGCTCAGCCCTCTCATCTACGGCCTTAGAGATCAGAAGTTTAAAAAGCACATGAAAAGGTCCCTTCTTTGCAGGAAAACAGTTATGAACGTGAAATCTGAGACCAAAACCACCTTGGGGCTAATTCAGAGGGATAAAACCAGTTAA
- the LOC105009555 gene encoding odorant receptor 131-2-like: protein MNSNFSTLNMRRDVFEEALLKNLTVVLFGLIINYINGTLLYTFFTNVNFQSDSRYILYMQLIINDNVMVSMMVNLHVLSYVCPNLNVSLCIVLLLICENAHKNTPLNLAAMSIERFIAICHPLQHPLICTVSRTYMLIACIWVVGAIPGFIKVIITFVFKPLSFFSSSLMCYSINIFQSVYNYNTYYATNILYLCFVWITLIYTYFRVVFSAKAATSDPVSSRKAQMTIRLHVVQLLLSMLSYIAPVLDTALTVLFPDFRSAVMFCNNIITNILPRLLSPLIYGLRDQKFKKHMKRSLLCRKTVMKVKSET from the coding sequence ATGAACAGCAACTTCTCCACACTCAACATGCGCCGAGACGTTTTTGAAGAGGCGTTGCTCAAAAACCTCACAGTCGTTCTTTTTGGCCTCATTATTAACTACATTAATGGAACCCTTTTGTACACCTTCTTCACCAATGTGAACTTCCAAAGTGACTCCAGGTACATCCTTTATATGCAGCTGATCATCAATGACAATGTCATGGTGTCTATGATGGTGAACTTGCATGTATTGTCCTATGTTTGCCCTAACttaaatgtgtctctgtgtatagTTCTGCTTCTGATTTGTGAGAACGCTCATAAAAACACTCCTTTAAACTTGGCAGCCATGTCAATTGAACGCTTTATAGCCATCTGTCACCCTTTACAGCATCCTTTAATCTGTACAGTGAGTAGGACCTACATGCTCATTGCCTGTATTTGGGTTGTGGGGGCCATTCCCGGATTCATCAAAGTCATTATTACCTTTGTCTTCAAGCCTTTGTCATTTTTCTCTTCTAGTTTAATGTGCTATTCTATAAATATCTTTCAGTCAGTATACAACTATAACACATACTATGCCACCAATATCCTTTATTTGTGCTTTGTGTGGATCACACTGATCTACACATACTTTAGAGTGGTGTTTTCAGCTAAAGCTGCCACCTCAGATCCAGTTTCATCCAGAAAGGCCCAGATGACTATACGTTTGCATGTTGTGCAGCTATTGTTATCCATGCTGTCCTACATCGCCCCTGTCTTGGACACTGCCCTTACTGTCCTCTTCCCAGACTTTCGCTCGGCCGTTATGTTCTGCAATAACATTATAACTAATATTTTACCACGGCTGCTCAGCCCTCTCATCTACGGCCTTAGAGATCAGAAGTTTAAAAAGCACATGAAAAGGTCCCTTCTTTGCAGGAAAACAGTTATGAAAGTGAAATCTGAGACCTAA